One Natrinema longum genomic window carries:
- a CDS encoding DUF7692 domain-containing protein, which produces MRIRTDGDYAYRRDAIERAADFYDCNKTKAVVSACDDVPKFVQAARQVLKRDDLTLEQRREIAETLSTRAMSFEVTTDIAVDTD; this is translated from the coding sequence ATGAGAATTCGGACCGACGGCGATTACGCGTACCGACGAGATGCGATCGAACGCGCAGCGGACTTCTACGACTGCAACAAGACGAAAGCAGTGGTGAGCGCCTGTGACGATGTTCCGAAGTTCGTACAGGCTGCTCGCCAGGTCCTCAAGCGGGACGACCTTACGCTCGAGCAGCGCCGAGAGATCGCTGAGACACTGTCAACGCGAGCAATGAGTTTCGAGGTTACTACCGATATCGCCGTCGACACTGATTAG
- the tuf gene encoding translation elongation factor EF-1 subunit alpha, with product MSDQHQNLAIIGHVDHGKSTLVGRLLYETGSVPEHVIEQHREEAEEKGKGGFEFAYVMDNLAEERERGVTIDIAHQEFSTDAYDFTIVDCPGHRDFVKNMITGASQADNAVLVVAADDGVAPQTQEHVFLARTLGIDELIIGINKMDIVDYEESTYNEVVEEVEQLLKQVQFNTDDASFIPISAFEGDNIAEESDNTPWYDGEILLEALNSLPEPEPPTDAPLRLPIQDVYTISGIGTVPVGRIETGLLNTGDNVSFQPSDVGGEVKTIEMHHEEVPKAEPGDNVGFNVRGIGKDDIRRGDVCGPADDPPSVAETFQAQIVVMQHPSVITAGYTPVFHAHTAQVACTIESIDKKMDPSSGEVAEENPDFIQSGDAAVVTIRPQKPLSIEPSSEIPELGSFAIRDMGQTIAAGKVLEVHEK from the coding sequence ATGAGCGACCAACACCAGAACCTGGCCATCATCGGTCACGTTGACCACGGGAAAAGTACGCTCGTGGGACGACTCCTCTACGAGACGGGGAGCGTACCCGAGCACGTCATCGAACAGCACCGCGAAGAAGCAGAAGAGAAGGGCAAGGGTGGCTTCGAGTTCGCCTACGTCATGGACAACCTCGCCGAGGAGCGAGAGCGTGGTGTCACCATCGACATCGCCCACCAGGAGTTCTCGACGGACGCCTACGATTTCACCATCGTCGACTGTCCCGGTCACCGCGACTTCGTGAAGAACATGATCACGGGCGCATCCCAGGCGGACAACGCCGTCCTCGTCGTCGCCGCCGACGACGGTGTCGCGCCCCAGACCCAGGAGCACGTCTTCCTGGCTCGAACCCTCGGTATCGACGAGCTCATCATCGGCATCAACAAGATGGACATCGTCGACTACGAGGAGTCGACGTACAACGAGGTCGTCGAGGAAGTCGAGCAGCTGCTCAAGCAGGTTCAGTTCAACACCGACGACGCCTCGTTCATCCCGATCTCGGCGTTCGAAGGCGACAACATCGCCGAGGAGTCCGACAACACGCCGTGGTACGACGGCGAAATCCTCCTCGAGGCCCTGAACAGCCTGCCGGAGCCGGAGCCGCCGACGGACGCGCCGCTCCGACTCCCGATCCAGGACGTCTACACGATTTCGGGTATCGGTACCGTCCCCGTCGGACGTATCGAGACCGGTCTCCTCAACACCGGCGACAACGTCTCCTTCCAGCCCAGCGACGTGGGCGGCGAGGTCAAGACGATCGAGATGCACCACGAAGAGGTGCCCAAGGCCGAACCCGGTGACAACGTCGGATTCAACGTCCGCGGCATCGGCAAGGACGACATCCGCCGCGGTGACGTCTGTGGCCCCGCCGACGACCCGCCGAGCGTCGCCGAGACGTTCCAGGCTCAGATCGTCGTCATGCAACACCCCAGCGTGATCACGGCCGGCTACACGCCGGTCTTCCACGCCCACACGGCACAGGTTGCCTGTACCATCGAGTCCATCGACAAGAAGATGGACCCCTCGAGCGGCGAGGTCGCCGAGGAGAACCCCGACTTCATCCAGTCGGGTGACGCTGCTGTGGTCACCATCCGACCGCAAAAGCCCCTCAGCATCGAGCCGTCCAGCGAGATCCCCGAACTCGGGAGCTTCGCCATCCGCGACATGGGTCAGACCATCGCCGCCGGCAAGGTCCTCGAAGTCCACGAGAAATAA
- a CDS encoding homoserine dehydrogenase, whose protein sequence is MKLAILGAGDVGRSVADLADEYGHEVVALADSTSATVDPGGIAVDDVLERKVGGEPLGAGDPEDVFDTTYDVLVEATPTTLGDAEPGFTHVKRALEADRHVVLANKGPVAERYEDLRALEAESAGSIRFEATVGGAIPVLSTVEDCTPQAVTAVRGVLNGTANFILTRMAAEGLDYEHVLAEAQDLGVAEADPTFDVDGTDAALKFVILANVLADGGFALEDATVKGIQDIPGSALDLAAEDGRTIRLIGEATRDGVRVGPRLVPENGALAVTGTRNIVQIETRNAGSLHSSGRGAGGPETATAVLSDVGRLPPL, encoded by the coding sequence ATGAAACTCGCAATTCTCGGTGCCGGTGACGTCGGCCGCTCGGTGGCCGACCTCGCCGACGAATACGGACACGAAGTCGTCGCGCTCGCCGATTCCACCAGCGCCACCGTCGATCCCGGTGGGATCGCCGTCGACGACGTCCTCGAGCGAAAGGTCGGTGGCGAGCCCCTCGGCGCGGGCGACCCCGAAGACGTCTTCGACACGACCTACGACGTGCTCGTCGAGGCAACGCCGACGACGCTCGGGGACGCCGAACCCGGCTTTACGCACGTGAAACGCGCACTCGAGGCCGACCGCCACGTCGTCCTGGCGAACAAGGGACCGGTCGCCGAACGCTACGAGGATCTCCGTGCACTCGAAGCCGAGAGCGCGGGCTCGATCCGATTCGAGGCGACCGTCGGCGGTGCGATCCCGGTGCTCTCGACGGTCGAGGACTGTACGCCACAGGCAGTCACCGCGGTCCGGGGCGTGCTCAACGGCACTGCGAACTTCATTCTCACGCGCATGGCCGCGGAGGGACTCGATTACGAACACGTCCTCGCGGAAGCCCAGGATCTCGGCGTCGCCGAGGCCGATCCGACGTTCGACGTCGACGGCACCGACGCCGCCTTGAAGTTCGTCATCCTCGCGAACGTGCTGGCCGACGGCGGCTTCGCGCTCGAGGACGCGACGGTCAAGGGCATTCAGGACATTCCGGGGAGCGCGCTCGATCTCGCCGCCGAAGACGGTCGGACGATCCGTCTCATCGGCGAGGCGACCCGCGACGGGGTCCGCGTGGGCCCCCGACTCGTCCCCGAAAACGGCGCGCTGGCCGTGACCGGCACGCGAAACATCGTCCAGATCGAGACGCGAAACGCAGGCTCGCTGCACTCGAGTGGCCGCGGTGCCGGCGGTCCGGAAACCGCGACGGCAGTCCTGTCGGACGTCGGTCGACTGCCGCCGCTCTGA
- a CDS encoding rhomboid family intramembrane serine protease gives MARRSQSRSRSKPAVGSGGEGTEPGSSSPILELLVVFAVVFAVQGLTALAGLMGGLFVLAPPLTANPWTVVTSVYAHNGVGHLLSNSVALIVFGWPVARATTRLRFHSFFAITGAIAGVAQILVTGVLAAIPFVPVAPTPGVLGASGAVFALLGYLLASNRLSTGLASFVDVPRWLAVLVFVGLAITVTVMTASPGVAVIAHFTGFLVGTIAGRTRVLAAGSDADGRSAV, from the coding sequence ATGGCGAGACGCTCGCAGTCACGGTCGCGGTCGAAGCCGGCCGTCGGATCCGGCGGGGAGGGGACCGAACCCGGCTCGAGCAGTCCGATCCTCGAACTCCTCGTCGTCTTTGCCGTCGTGTTCGCCGTCCAGGGCCTCACCGCGCTCGCGGGACTGATGGGCGGGCTGTTCGTCCTCGCACCGCCGCTCACGGCGAATCCGTGGACGGTCGTCACGAGCGTCTACGCCCACAACGGCGTGGGGCACCTGCTCTCGAACAGCGTCGCACTGATCGTCTTCGGCTGGCCGGTCGCGCGGGCGACGACTCGACTCCGATTTCACTCGTTCTTCGCGATCACCGGTGCGATCGCGGGGGTCGCCCAGATCCTCGTCACGGGGGTACTCGCGGCGATTCCGTTCGTCCCCGTCGCGCCGACGCCGGGCGTGCTCGGAGCCAGCGGGGCCGTCTTCGCCCTGCTTGGCTATCTCCTCGCGTCGAACCGGCTCTCGACCGGCCTCGCCTCGTTCGTCGACGTTCCACGCTGGCTGGCGGTCCTCGTGTTCGTCGGACTCGCGATCACGGTGACGGTCATGACTGCCTCGCCCGGCGTCGCGGTGATCGCCCACTTCACCGGGTTCCTCGTCGGGACGATCGCCGGTCGGACTCGCGTGCTCGCCGCCGGTTCCGACGCCGACGGTCGGTCGGCCGTTTGA
- a CDS encoding MarR family transcriptional regulator, producing MKAVELAFHEFAANYLFDDHALKPFFACDSRVKDGDGSQVAEFESGTERWIVKLYYQDSGIVHPGPENPQGTPFRINEIREFRFSVARHPEEDPVGEQSFNAHLAPRWQGMEIENDQGERSEYSVPETITEAVNVKINGSNIDFRRYHELLCRAAESVGIHRRYFDRPHSFSNVQDAERYVRLDSDRSGPIHARDGPIASMAHLLENDRDGYRKLVQNERDEKGRHLPGYYHTVTLGPRRVAEAFPSHTFPREVKHYYSREAAGMDDDETLANPKLGASYQVSRWDETIGVTDDDLEELIAQLDETVCSVMADAGLPVHPADDNRGDGPFVADAYFDPTEEQEVNIVSLDLTRIRETQESVVVKHLSDGLSPVEWEALETLVTDGGQVSPQEIAEDHGRHVDSVRRALKRIPKLVESEYGSVSLRSNHVAEMVHDAVQQARDATRRAVEAGAKAIEAAERGIDETTSALVAWCAKHGVDVDDRQEARVMFRLQDVENVEARLKEAYRLWTEAGKDPARFRSAQVDLGERGKSAAWRWL from the coding sequence ATGAAGGCCGTCGAACTGGCCTTCCACGAGTTCGCCGCGAACTACCTGTTCGACGACCACGCACTCAAGCCGTTCTTCGCCTGTGATTCGCGGGTCAAGGACGGTGACGGTTCACAGGTTGCCGAATTCGAGAGCGGGACCGAGCGGTGGATCGTCAAACTGTATTATCAGGACAGCGGCATCGTTCATCCTGGCCCCGAGAATCCCCAGGGAACACCGTTCAGAATCAACGAAATCCGCGAATTCCGGTTCTCTGTGGCTCGACATCCCGAGGAAGATCCAGTTGGTGAGCAGTCGTTCAACGCGCACCTCGCCCCACGGTGGCAAGGAATGGAGATCGAGAACGACCAGGGCGAGCGTTCGGAGTACAGCGTTCCCGAGACGATTACCGAGGCTGTGAACGTCAAAATCAACGGATCGAACATCGATTTTCGCCGGTACCACGAACTGCTTTGCCGAGCCGCGGAGTCCGTGGGAATCCACCGCCGCTACTTCGATCGGCCCCACTCGTTCAGCAACGTACAGGACGCCGAGCGGTACGTTCGTCTGGATAGTGACCGCTCCGGACCGATCCACGCTCGGGACGGACCCATCGCCAGCATGGCGCACTTGCTCGAGAACGACCGAGACGGGTATCGGAAACTCGTGCAAAACGAACGCGACGAGAAGGGCCGCCACCTGCCCGGCTACTATCACACGGTCACACTCGGCCCGAGACGAGTCGCTGAGGCGTTCCCGAGCCACACGTTTCCCCGTGAGGTGAAACACTACTACAGCCGCGAGGCTGCCGGAATGGACGACGACGAGACGCTGGCGAACCCGAAACTCGGTGCGTCGTATCAGGTGAGTCGGTGGGACGAAACGATCGGCGTTACCGATGACGACCTCGAGGAGCTGATAGCGCAACTGGACGAGACGGTGTGTTCGGTGATGGCCGACGCCGGCCTTCCGGTTCACCCTGCCGACGACAATCGTGGCGATGGTCCATTCGTCGCGGATGCCTACTTCGATCCAACCGAAGAACAGGAGGTAAACATCGTCTCGCTGGATCTCACCCGGATACGTGAGACGCAAGAGAGCGTCGTCGTGAAACACCTCTCGGATGGGCTTTCCCCGGTCGAATGGGAAGCCCTCGAGACGCTGGTGACCGATGGGGGACAGGTGTCGCCCCAGGAGATCGCCGAGGACCACGGTCGCCACGTCGATAGCGTTCGGCGGGCGCTGAAACGGATTCCCAAATTAGTCGAATCCGAGTACGGGTCTGTCTCGCTCCGATCGAACCACGTCGCCGAGATGGTCCACGACGCCGTTCAGCAAGCGCGAGATGCGACTCGACGAGCCGTCGAAGCCGGAGCGAAGGCGATCGAAGCAGCCGAGCGAGGAATCGATGAAACGACGAGTGCGCTGGTAGCGTGGTGTGCGAAGCACGGGGTCGATGTGGATGACCGGCAGGAAGCGCGGGTGATGTTTCGACTCCAGGACGTCGAGAACGTCGAGGCTCGACTGAAGGAAGCCTATCGACTGTGGACGGAAGCCGGGAAAGATCCAGCACGGTTCCGCTCCGCACAGGTTGACCTCGGCGAGCGCGGCAAGAGCGCGGCCTGGCGCTGGTTGTAG
- the rpsJ gene encoding 30S ribosomal protein S10, which yields MQQARVRLAGTSPDDLDDICDDVREIANNTGVNLSGPIPLPTKTLEVPTRKSPDGEGTATWEHWEMRVHKRLIDLDADERALRQLMRIQVPNDVSIEIVLED from the coding sequence ATGCAGCAGGCACGCGTTCGACTCGCGGGCACGAGTCCAGACGACTTGGACGACATCTGCGACGACGTCCGCGAGATCGCGAACAACACCGGCGTCAACCTGAGCGGGCCGATCCCGCTGCCGACGAAAACCCTCGAGGTGCCGACCCGGAAGTCGCCTGACGGCGAGGGCACTGCGACGTGGGAGCACTGGGAGATGCGCGTCCACAAGCGCCTGATCGATCTGGACGCCGACGAACGCGCACTCCGACAGCTCATGCGCATTCAGGTGCCAAACGACGTTTCGATCGAGATCGTCCTCGAAGACTGA
- a CDS encoding universal stress protein — translation MAIDTVLLAVGPMDTVRAPELAETVLEIADPLGATVVIGHAFTEDEYEDVHEELGFDARAEDVDPDEVAAKRAPVPELAERFEEAGVDYEIKGALGEVSSKVVDMAIDVDADRMVVGGRRRSPAEKAVLGSVSQEIILQAPCPVTYFRDLDVME, via the coding sequence ATGGCAATCGATACGGTACTTCTTGCGGTCGGACCGATGGACACAGTACGCGCGCCGGAACTCGCCGAAACCGTTCTCGAGATCGCCGACCCCCTGGGTGCCACCGTCGTGATCGGACACGCCTTCACCGAAGACGAGTACGAGGACGTTCACGAGGAACTCGGCTTCGACGCTCGCGCCGAGGACGTCGACCCCGACGAGGTCGCCGCCAAGCGTGCTCCGGTCCCCGAACTCGCGGAGCGGTTCGAGGAGGCCGGCGTCGACTACGAAATCAAGGGTGCGCTCGGCGAAGTCAGTAGCAAGGTCGTCGACATGGCGATCGACGTCGACGCCGACCGAATGGTCGTCGGCGGCCGGCGACGTTCGCCCGCCGAAAAGGCAGTTCTGGGCTCCGTCTCCCAGGAGATCATTCTCCAGGCCCCCTGTCCCGTCACGTACTTCCGCGACCTCGACGTCATGGAGTAA
- a CDS encoding amino acid-binding protein, producing MGDAPVDEDEPDAETDGGLRAYTVRLELVDEPGELLRALAPIADNGGNLLSIHHERGNITPRGHIPVEVDLECPPDRFDDVVGGLRDAGVNIIQAGAEHYGEEVNVVLVGHLVETDLSDTLSRIEDEADAAVLDLSLAAPDGTDGVASARARLAIDSGRSEEALTAIRSIGTDKELTVVEPLLGGDA from the coding sequence ATGGGTGACGCGCCCGTCGACGAGGACGAGCCCGACGCCGAGACCGACGGCGGTCTTCGTGCCTATACCGTTCGGCTCGAGCTCGTCGACGAACCCGGCGAGTTGCTGCGCGCGCTCGCTCCGATTGCCGACAACGGCGGTAATCTGTTGAGCATTCACCACGAACGCGGCAACATCACACCTCGGGGACACATTCCCGTCGAGGTCGACCTCGAGTGTCCGCCCGACCGGTTCGACGACGTCGTCGGGGGGCTCCGCGACGCCGGTGTCAATATCATTCAGGCCGGCGCGGAACACTACGGTGAGGAAGTAAACGTCGTGCTGGTCGGTCACCTCGTCGAGACGGATCTCTCGGATACCCTCTCCCGGATCGAGGACGAGGCCGACGCCGCCGTGTTGGACCTCTCGCTTGCCGCGCCCGACGGGACCGACGGCGTCGCGAGCGCCCGTGCCCGACTCGCGATCGACTCCGGCCGGTCCGAGGAGGCACTCACGGCGATCCGCTCGATCGGAACCGACAAGGAACTGACCGTCGTCGAACCCCTCCTCGGAGGTGACGCCTGA
- a CDS encoding universal stress protein: MTLDTVLLAVGPRDADRSEQLAETVLEVASPADATVVLAHVFTDDEYDDVLDRLEFDERLEEADPDNVAARHSTIQDLQSVLEEHDVDYEIRGAVGEHGPSIVELATSAGADRVVVGGRRRSPTGKAVFGSTAQEVLLSAPCPVTFVRHDD; encoded by the coding sequence ATGACGCTGGATACTGTGTTGCTCGCCGTCGGCCCCCGCGATGCCGACCGAAGCGAGCAATTGGCCGAAACGGTCCTCGAGGTAGCGAGCCCAGCCGACGCGACCGTCGTTCTCGCACACGTCTTCACCGACGACGAGTACGACGACGTACTCGACCGCCTCGAGTTCGACGAGAGACTCGAAGAGGCCGATCCCGACAACGTCGCTGCGCGACATTCGACGATTCAGGACCTCCAGAGCGTCCTCGAGGAACACGACGTCGACTACGAGATTCGGGGTGCCGTCGGCGAACACGGGCCGTCGATCGTCGAGTTGGCGACGAGCGCCGGCGCAGACCGGGTCGTCGTCGGCGGCCGACGCCGGTCGCCGACCGGCAAAGCCGTCTTCGGCTCGACCGCCCAGGAAGTGCTGCTGTCGGCCCCCTGTCCCGTCACGTTCGTCCGACACGACGACTAG
- a CDS encoding ROK family protein has protein sequence MVYYAGVDLGATNVRAIVAEADGTTIGTSRRSTPRGPTGIDVTEGVLRTLREACGDAGIDPARIAATGIGSIGPFDLAEGAVIDPANLPDSIDRIPLTGPIAKLIDSEDVYLHNDTTAGVIGERFHADRNPDDMVYITISSGIGAGVCCDGEIMSGWDGNAGEVGHCVVDPRGRLTCGCGHEGHWEAYCSGNAIPSYTRLLAEDDPTISTSLPLEGSEFTAKDVFDLAGEDELADHVIDQLAHWNAIGVTNVVHSFAPIVVSFGGAVALHNETLVVDRVRERVSEMVMTNVPEIRVTDLGDDVVVEGALASALTEGTGDRRRLRG, from the coding sequence ATGGTCTACTATGCGGGCGTCGATCTCGGCGCGACCAACGTCCGGGCGATCGTCGCCGAGGCCGACGGGACGACGATCGGCACGAGTCGTCGATCCACGCCGCGTGGCCCAACGGGTATCGACGTGACGGAAGGAGTACTCCGAACGCTTCGCGAGGCGTGTGGCGACGCCGGGATCGATCCCGCGCGGATCGCTGCCACCGGCATCGGTTCGATCGGACCGTTCGATCTCGCGGAGGGCGCAGTGATCGATCCGGCGAACCTGCCCGATTCGATCGATCGCATCCCGCTGACGGGACCGATCGCGAAGCTGATCGATAGCGAGGACGTCTACCTCCACAACGATACGACCGCCGGCGTGATCGGTGAGCGTTTTCACGCCGACCGAAACCCCGACGACATGGTCTACATCACCATCTCCTCGGGGATCGGTGCCGGCGTCTGCTGTGACGGCGAAATCATGTCCGGCTGGGACGGCAACGCCGGCGAAGTCGGCCACTGCGTCGTCGATCCCCGAGGTCGGCTGACCTGTGGCTGTGGCCACGAGGGCCACTGGGAGGCCTACTGCTCGGGCAACGCCATCCCCAGCTACACCCGACTGCTCGCCGAAGACGATCCGACGATCTCGACGTCGCTCCCGCTCGAGGGATCGGAGTTTACGGCGAAAGACGTCTTCGACCTCGCAGGCGAGGACGAACTGGCCGATCACGTGATCGACCAGCTCGCCCACTGGAACGCGATCGGCGTGACGAACGTGGTCCACTCGTTCGCGCCGATCGTCGTCTCCTTCGGTGGCGCGGTCGCCTTGCACAACGAGACACTCGTCGTCGATCGGGTCCGCGAGCGCGTCTCCGAGATGGTGATGACGAACGTCCCCGAGATCCGCGTGACTGACCTCGGCGACGACGTCGTCGTCGAAGGAGCACTGGCGAGTGCCCTGACCGAGGGAACCGGCGACCGACGGCGGCTACGCGGCTGA
- a CDS encoding NifU family protein, which translates to MTDSEDEPSLKERVEQWMAREMPIIQMHGGTSAVRSADPDTGEVVIELGGGCKGCSVSDVTTGNIEAELITWPEIDEVTVRVPDARDSLGGPDQPESIMGVDRTEGGRGDWGSSNPGKDHL; encoded by the coding sequence ATGACTGACTCCGAGGACGAGCCGTCCCTGAAGGAACGCGTCGAGCAGTGGATGGCACGCGAGATGCCGATCATCCAGATGCACGGCGGGACGAGCGCGGTCCGGTCGGCCGACCCCGACACCGGCGAGGTCGTCATCGAACTCGGCGGCGGCTGCAAGGGCTGTTCGGTCAGCGACGTGACGACGGGCAACATCGAGGCCGAACTCATCACGTGGCCCGAGATCGACGAAGTGACCGTCCGCGTGCCCGACGCGCGCGACAGCCTCGGCGGTCCCGACCAGCCCGAATCGATCATGGGCGTCGACCGGACCGAGGGCGGCCGTGGCGACTGGGGATCGTCGAACCCGGGGAAAGACCACCTCTGA
- a CDS encoding LVIVD repeat-containing protein, translating into MDRRAFLRASGSSGLALSVPATTTAARSSIESPSREGYEPLGRIPITGAAEGVAGDDGETAYVAATTGFVTVDISDPAEPTLLAEERDIELEGGSLSEILDVTVDGDRLVAAGPANPGFGGMGFRCYDVSDPTDPVSTGALETGYHIHNCYLEGDLLFVAANTRAENRLVIFDVGGDEIERVGYWSLLEREPGWREVYWLARYLHDVFVRDDLAYLPYWNAGTYLVDVSDPTEPEYVSHVAETTLEEQRERRDPDAAVRGLPGNDHYAAVDETGELMAVSREAWATGSEAPDRPGGIDLYDVTDPEEPAHQGSIDAPRTDDESYRGGMWTTAHNFELRDGHLYSSWYRAGVKIHDVSDPTAPEQLAWWRDPEATGFWTARVVEPGDAFLATSTEAIPNASLEGALYTFPIEAGEQADPPSLRDPDSGTDGGGTDDGTNGSAETDGEGTGAASTGDGTDGMDGSPSGTTETDRGTNGTDGADSIPGFTGLSTLVGGGVALEWLRRRDGNVQD; encoded by the coding sequence ATGGACCGGAGAGCGTTCCTTCGAGCGAGCGGTAGTAGCGGTCTCGCCCTCTCTGTGCCGGCCACGACCACGGCAGCTCGATCGAGCATCGAGTCCCCTTCACGAGAGGGATACGAACCGCTCGGTCGGATTCCGATCACCGGCGCTGCGGAAGGCGTCGCCGGCGACGACGGCGAGACCGCCTACGTCGCCGCTACCACTGGATTCGTCACCGTCGACATCAGCGACCCCGCCGAGCCGACGCTCCTCGCCGAGGAACGCGACATCGAACTCGAGGGAGGGTCCCTTTCGGAGATCCTCGACGTGACCGTGGATGGCGATCGATTGGTCGCGGCGGGGCCGGCCAATCCGGGCTTCGGTGGCATGGGGTTTCGCTGCTACGACGTGAGCGACCCCACAGACCCCGTCTCGACCGGCGCACTCGAAACCGGCTACCACATCCACAACTGCTATCTCGAGGGGGACCTGCTGTTCGTCGCCGCGAACACACGAGCGGAGAACCGACTCGTGATCTTCGACGTCGGCGGCGACGAAATCGAGCGGGTCGGCTACTGGTCGCTGCTGGAACGCGAGCCCGGCTGGCGCGAGGTCTACTGGCTCGCCCGCTACCTTCACGACGTCTTCGTTCGGGACGATCTCGCCTATCTCCCCTACTGGAACGCCGGCACCTACCTCGTCGATGTCAGCGATCCGACCGAGCCCGAGTACGTCTCCCACGTCGCGGAGACCACTCTCGAGGAGCAACGGGAGCGCCGTGATCCCGACGCGGCCGTCAGGGGGCTCCCGGGCAACGACCACTACGCTGCGGTAGACGAGACCGGCGAGCTCATGGCGGTCAGCCGGGAGGCCTGGGCAACCGGCAGCGAGGCTCCCGATAGGCCGGGCGGGATCGATCTCTACGACGTGACCGATCCCGAGGAGCCGGCCCACCAGGGCTCGATCGATGCGCCGCGGACGGACGACGAGAGCTATCGTGGCGGTATGTGGACGACCGCACACAACTTCGAGTTGCGCGACGGGCACCTCTACTCCTCGTGGTACCGCGCCGGGGTGAAGATCCACGACGTCTCCGATCCGACCGCCCCCGAACAGCTCGCCTGGTGGCGCGATCCCGAAGCGACCGGGTTCTGGACGGCACGCGTTGTCGAACCCGGCGACGCGTTCCTCGCGACCAGTACCGAAGCGATTCCGAACGCCTCCCTCGAGGGCGCACTCTATACCTTCCCGATCGAGGCCGGCGAGCAGGCCGATCCCCCGTCGCTCCGGGATCCCGACAGTGGAACGGACGGGGGCGGAACCGACGACGGGACGAACGGCTCCGCGGAAACCGACGGTGAGGGGACCGGTGCCGCCAGTACCGGTGACGGGACCGACGGGATGGACGGCAGTCCGAGCGGAACCACCGAGACCGATCGTGGGACGAACGGAACCGACGGTGCCGATTCGATTCCCGGATTCACCGGGCTCTCTACGCTCGTCGGTGGCGGGGTCGCCCTCGAGTGGCTGCGCCGACGCGACGGAAACGTTCAGGATTAA